A region from the Falco rusticolus isolate bFalRus1 chromosome 4, bFalRus1.pri, whole genome shotgun sequence genome encodes:
- the LOC119147631 gene encoding complement factor D-like codes for MGLSPAPVLALLLLGATVDGQPRGRILGGRKADPHVMPYMASLQLDGQHICGGFLIAEQWVLSAAHCTEETDGKIFQVLLGAHSLTKPEPHKRLYRVRAQIPHPGSNIHNNKDDLLLLQLEEKAELNEHVQVLPFQREDRDVAADTVCKVAGWGTTSHSGHRPDELHSLERPVISRDVCNHRTRHDHTITEKMMCTDSRKKDTCKGDSGGPLVCNGVAEGVVTAGSRVCGNYKKPAIYTRIAPYVAWIDSVMASAAGEGDTR; via the exons ATGGGGCTGAGTCCCGCTCCCGtccttgccctgctgctgctgggagccacGGTGGATG GGCAGCCCCGGGGACGGATCCTGGGGGGCCGCAAGGCTGACCCCCACGTGATGCCCTACATGGCCTCGCTGCAGCTGGATGGGCAGCACATCTGCGGGGGCTTCCTCATCGCTGAGCAGTGGGTGCTGAGCGCTGCCCACTGCACCGAGGAGAC GGATGGCAAAATCTTCCAGGTCCTCCTGGGCGCCCACTCGCTGACGAAGCCGGAGCCCCACAAACGCCTGTACCGGGTGCGCGCGCAGATCCCCCACCCCGGCAGCAACATCCACAACAACAAGGAcgacctcctcctcctccag ctggaggagaaagcGGAACTGAACGAGCACGTGCAGGTGCTGCCATTCCAGCGGGAGGACAGGGACGTGGCTGCCGACACGGTGTGCAAGGTGGCAGGCTGGGGGACCACCAGCCACAGCGGCCACCGGCCGGACGAGCTGCACAGCTTGGAGCGGCCGGTGATCAGCCGTGACGTCTGCAACCACCGCACCCGCCATGACCACACCATCACCGAGAAGATGATGTGCACCGACTCCCGCAAGAAGGACACCTGCAAG GGAGACTCCGGTGGCCCCCTGGTCTGCAACGGGGTGGCCGAGGGGGTGGTCACGGCCGGCTCCCGCGTCTGCGGCAACTACAAGAAACCTGCCATCTACACCCGCATCGCCCCGTACGTGGCCTGGATCGACAGCGTCATGGCCTCTgcggctggggagggggacactcgctga
- the PLPPR3 gene encoding phospholipid phosphatase-related protein type 3, with protein sequence MIPPKEKARAPKDSMTLLPCFYFVELPIVASSIVTLYFLELTDLFKPAKVGFQCYDRALSMPYVETNEELIPLLMLLSLAFAAPAASIMVGEGIVYCLQSRLKGRAGAEGSINAGGCNFNSFLRRTVRFVGVHVFGLCATALVTDVIQLATGYHAPFFLTVCKPNYTLLGTPCDANPYITQDICSGTDKHAILSARKTFPSQHATLSAFAAVYVSMYFNSIISDSTKLLKPILVFAFAIAAGICGLTQITQYRSHPADVYVGFLIGSGIAAYLAYHAVGNFRAPTERVPAPAPAKDALRALTQRGHDSVYHQNKSVSTDELNPQTRLEEAARPVPREKNSLGSLKRASVDVDLLAPRSPMGKENMVTFSNTLPRVNTPSMDDPARRHMTIHVPVDASRSKQLITEWKQKSLEGRSMTLAEEAAHGRGAGDTGEDVPPSLYPTVQARSAERAAMGPRVLIQPRPGASQLVHIPEESQAGAGVPAGSGAAVRAKWVMVAEKGGAQRVANPPRLMQVIAMSKQQSIVSVTPKHSETSSSSTSSDSSQYRSPSERDSSSIITIDAHAPHHPIVHLSAGNGPWEWKSGPKGPEGPDAYELGELGKDFRAFRPAKSAGVSPGSSVSDMEQDEPRYGSLATIPGAAGGGGGERGDTPPEGLLGTASQESTLRRKPAERDGQVDSEVDHYYKKMQASRRFKD encoded by the exons ATGATCCCCCCCAAGGAGAAGGCCAGGGCTCCCAAGGACAGCATGACGCTCCTGCCCTGCTTCTACTTCGTGGAG CTGCCCATCGTGGCCTCCTCCATCGTGACGCTCTACTTCCTGGAGCTGACGGACCTCTTCAAGCCAGCCAAGGTGGGCTTCCAGTGCTACGACCGGGCGCTCTCCATGCCCTACGTGGAGACCAACGAGGAGCTCATCCCGCTGCTcatgctgctcagcctggcctTCGCGGCGCCAGCCGCCTCG ATCATGGTCGGGGAGGGCATCGTGTACTGCCTGCAGTCCCGGCTGAAGGGACGCGCCGGTGCTGAGGGCAGCATTAACGCCGGCGGCTGCAACTTCAACTCCTTCCTGCGCCGGACCGTAAGGTTTGTGG GCGTCCATGTGTTCGGGCTCTGTGCCACGGCCCTGGTGACGGATGTTATCCAGCTTGCCACGGGCTACCACGCTCCCTTCTTCCTGACCGTCTGCAAGCCCAACTACACGCTGCTGGGCACCCCCTGCGATGCCAACCCCTACATCACCCAGGACATCTGCTCGGGCACAGACAAGCACGCCATCCTCTCTGCCAG GAAGACTTTCCCGTCCCAGCACGCGACGCTCTCGGCTTTTGCTGCCGTCTACGTGTCG ATGTATTTCAATTCCATCATCTCGGACAGCACCAAACTCCTCAAGCCCATCCTGGTCTTCGCCTTTGCCATCGCCGCCGGCATCTGTGGCTTGACCCAGATCACCCAGTACCGCAGCCACCCCGCCGACGTCTATGTGGGCTTCCTGATCGGCTCCGGCATTGCCGCCTACCTG GCTTACCACGCCGTCGGCAACTTCCGCGCCCCGACGGAGAGAGtcccggcaccggcaccggccAAGGACGCGCTGCGGGCGCTGACGCAGCGGGGCCACGACTCTGTCTACCACCAGAACAAGTCGGTGAGCACCGACGAGCTGAACCCACAGACACGGCTGGAGGAGGCGGCACGGCCGGTGCCACGGGAGAAGaactccctgggcagcctgaaGCGGGCCAGCGTGGATGTGGACCTGCTGGCCCCCCGCAGCCCCATGGGCAAGGAGAACATGGTGACCTTCAGCAACACCCTGCCCCGTGTCAACACCCCCTCCATGGACGACCCTGCGCGGCGCCACATGACCATCCACGTCCCTGTGGATGCCTCCCGCTCCAAGCAGCTCATCACCGAGTGGAAGCAGAAATCACTGGAGGGCCGGAGCATGACACTGGCAGAGGAGGCGGCGCATGgccggggtgctggggacactggCGAGGATGTCCCCCCCTCCCTCTACCCCACGGTGCAAGCGCGCTCAGCCGAGCGGGCGGCCATGGGGCCCCGTGTCCTCATCCAGCCCCGGCCGGGTGCCTCGCAGCTGGTGCACATCCCCGAGGAGAGCCAGGCGGGTGCCGGTGTCCCAgccggcagcggggcggccGTGCGAGCCAAGTGGGTGATGGTGGCGGAGAAGGGGGGGGCGCAGCGGGTGGCCAACCCCCCGCGCCTGATGCAGGTCATCGCCATGTCCAAGCAGCAGAGCATCGTCTCTGTCACCCCCAAGCACTCAGAGACGTCCTCGTCCTCTACCAGCTCCGACTCTTCACAGTACCGCTCGCCCTCCGAGCGGGACAGCTCCAGCATCATCACCATTGACGCCCACgccccccaccaccccatcGTCCACCTCTCCGCTGGCAACGGGCCCTGGGAGTGGAAATCAGGGCCAAAGGGGCCAGAGGGGCCGGACGCCTACGAGCTGGGCGAGCTGGGGAAGGATTTCCGCGCCTTCCGCCCAGCCAAGAGCGCCGGCGTCTCCCCTGGCTCCTCCGTCAGTGACATGGAGCAGGACGAGCCACGCTACGGCAGCCTGGCCACCAtcccgggggcggcgggggggggcggcggggagcggggggacaccccccccgaggggctgctgggcacgGCCAGCCAGGAGTCCACGCTGCGGAGGAAGCCGGCGGAGAGGGACGGGCAGGTGGACAGCGAGGTGGACCACTACTACAAGAAAATGCAAGCCAGCCGGAGGTTTAAGGACTGA